One window of the Vicinamibacterales bacterium genome contains the following:
- a CDS encoding glycosyltransferase family A protein produces MTISVIVCAYNEEGYIAPCLQSLRSQSRLPDEIIVIDNASSDRTGQVARQVRGVRVVDEPRKGLVIARERGRQEARGDVLVYVDADCRAPRTWLERIARRFAGDPGLIALSGNYRFYDWDWLGRTLLRAYDFTLGPATHVLVKYVLRIGVVFYGGNFAVRREALDGIGGFDTTIEFHGEDTNLGRRLSRIGRVELRYDCYLETSARRYNAMGKGAVFRLYARNFVSELLHHRPKDRAHLDVRP; encoded by the coding sequence ATGACCATCAGCGTCATCGTCTGCGCCTACAACGAAGAGGGCTACATCGCCCCGTGCCTGCAGTCGCTGCGATCGCAGAGCCGGCTGCCTGACGAAATCATCGTCATCGACAACGCGAGCTCGGATCGGACGGGGCAGGTGGCCCGCCAGGTGCGCGGCGTGCGCGTGGTCGACGAGCCGCGGAAGGGCCTGGTCATCGCCCGCGAGCGCGGCCGGCAAGAGGCGCGCGGCGACGTGCTCGTGTATGTCGATGCCGATTGCCGGGCGCCGCGGACCTGGCTGGAGCGGATCGCGCGGCGCTTCGCCGGCGATCCCGGCCTGATCGCGCTGTCGGGCAACTACCGCTTCTACGATTGGGACTGGTTGGGACGGACGCTGCTGCGCGCCTACGATTTCACTCTGGGCCCGGCCACCCACGTCCTCGTGAAATACGTGCTGCGGATCGGCGTGGTGTTCTACGGCGGCAACTTCGCGGTGAGGCGCGAGGCGCTCGACGGTATTGGCGGGTTCGACACCACGATCGAGTTTCACGGCGAAGACACCAACCTCGGCCGCCGGCTGTCGCGTATCGGTCGCGTCGAGCTGCGCTACGACTGCTACCTCGAGACCTCGGCGCGGCGCTACAACGCGATGGGGAAGGGCGCCGTGTTCCGGCTGTATGCGCGGAACTTCGTGTCGGAGCTGTTGCATCACCGCCCCAAAGATAGGGCGCACCTCGACGTCCGCCCGTAG
- a CDS encoding DASS family sodium-coupled anion symporter: MSRTRGLAALVVLYLVLAHLIPAPATITPQGWRQTAIFICVIAGMVTEPLPASALVLMGLTAMVANGTPMPQVLGGFAAPSVWLVIIAMLIAKVMLDCGLARRIALLFVRAVGRTSLGVAYALQMTDVTLASGVPSITARSAGMVLPIARSIAELFDSHPGPSAKRLGAFLIAAMYQGSAVACAMFLTGQASNLLGANLALKLANVEVTWASWFVAAIVPGLLSCAVVPWIAYRILTPEVTRTPEAPIFAAAELKKMGPLSRDEWVTLLVFSGVGVMWITSAWHRLDVTFVALVGIAVLLSSGTLSWQTAASERSAWDVFVWYGGMLRMGELLNDTGSTRVLAEHVGGLFVGIPWAIVLVGILIIYFYAHYFFASITAHMLAMFPPFVAVLIGIGVPPPLAVYSLLCTANLTAGLTHYGTTTGPILFGVGYVSRSDWWKVGFVTSVANIVIWLTAGAAWWKWLGLW; this comes from the coding sequence ATGTCGCGCACTCGCGGCCTGGCCGCGCTCGTTGTCCTCTATCTCGTCCTCGCCCACCTGATTCCGGCCCCCGCCACCATCACGCCACAGGGGTGGCGGCAGACGGCGATCTTCATCTGCGTGATCGCCGGGATGGTGACCGAGCCGCTGCCGGCGTCGGCGCTGGTGCTGATGGGCCTCACGGCCATGGTCGCCAACGGCACGCCGATGCCGCAGGTGCTGGGCGGGTTCGCCGCGCCCTCGGTGTGGCTGGTCATCATCGCCATGCTGATCGCCAAGGTGATGCTCGACTGCGGCCTGGCGCGCCGCATCGCCCTGCTGTTCGTGCGCGCGGTCGGGCGCACGTCGCTGGGCGTCGCCTACGCGCTGCAGATGACCGACGTCACGCTCGCCTCCGGCGTGCCCTCGATCACCGCGCGGAGCGCCGGCATGGTGCTGCCGATCGCGCGCAGCATCGCTGAGCTGTTCGATTCCCACCCCGGTCCGAGCGCCAAGCGGCTGGGCGCATTCCTGATCGCCGCCATGTATCAGGGCTCGGCGGTGGCGTGCGCGATGTTCCTCACCGGCCAGGCCAGCAACCTGCTGGGCGCCAACCTCGCGCTGAAGCTGGCCAACGTCGAGGTGACCTGGGCGAGCTGGTTCGTCGCCGCCATTGTGCCGGGCCTGCTGTCGTGCGCCGTGGTGCCGTGGATCGCGTATCGCATACTCACACCAGAGGTCACCCGCACGCCGGAGGCGCCGATCTTCGCCGCCGCCGAGCTCAAGAAGATGGGGCCGCTCAGCCGCGACGAATGGGTGACGCTCCTGGTGTTCAGCGGCGTTGGCGTCATGTGGATCACCTCCGCCTGGCATCGCCTGGATGTCACGTTCGTGGCGCTGGTCGGCATCGCCGTGCTGCTCTCGTCGGGCACCCTGAGCTGGCAGACCGCCGCCAGCGAACGGTCGGCGTGGGACGTGTTCGTCTGGTACGGCGGCATGCTGCGCATGGGCGAGCTGCTCAACGACACCGGATCCACGCGCGTGCTGGCCGAACACGTCGGCGGCCTCTTCGTCGGCATCCCGTGGGCCATCGTGCTCGTCGGCATCCTGATCATCTACTTCTACGCGCATTACTTCTTCGCCAGCATCACCGCGCACATGCTGGCGATGTTCCCGCCGTTCGTGGCGGTGCTGATCGGCATCGGCGTGCCGCCGCCGCTGGCGGTCTACAGCCTGCTGTGCACCGCCAACCTCACCGCCGGCCTCACCCACTACGGGACCACGACCGGGCCGATCCTGTTTGGGGTGGGCTACGTGTCGCGCAGCGACTGGTGGAAGGTCGGCTTCGTCACCTCGGTGGCGAACATCGTGATCTGGCTCACCGCGGGCGCGGCGTGGTGGAAATGGCTGGGGTTGTGGTAG
- a CDS encoding Ppx/GppA phosphatase family protein, giving the protein MRLAAIDIGTNSVHMIVVRVRPDFSFEVVDREKEMVRLGAGGLDGKKLTPESMNAALQALSKFQRLATSHQVDEILAVATSATREAENGGAFLKEIERKTGIRARLITGTEEARLIHLAAVYGVDTPKPAVVIDIGGGSVEITRGSGREVEFARSFKIGVIRLTERFVDSDPISTRDERKMTEFIGEQVDRYLETIVEAGYDRVIGTSGTILSLGTVATAMDRGTPPQEVRNLRVPAKSLRRLRKTALDMDLEERMHLLGQDPRRADLMVAGVILLDTVLKKLGADEITLCDLALREGVLLDYIHGHRRHIARVDSYPDVRRRSVVELAERCRWEAEHSRQVAALALTMFDFTKRIHGLGDREREWLEYAGFLHDIGNHISYEKHHRHSYYLIKNGDLRGFEPEEIDIMALVARYHRRATPKDDHVGQQDLSKPRRHTVEVLSAFLRLAETLDRSRHGVVRGLEVRERLGELRINVQAVGDAELEVWAARKQARALEDALDRKIRIEKIPYRKGLKAVNTELTRQKLPRNPRRVR; this is encoded by the coding sequence ATGCGCCTAGCTGCCATCGACATCGGCACCAATTCGGTCCACATGATTGTGGTTCGCGTACGGCCGGACTTCTCGTTCGAGGTCGTGGACCGCGAAAAGGAAATGGTCCGGCTGGGTGCCGGCGGCCTCGACGGCAAGAAGCTGACGCCCGAATCGATGAACGCGGCGCTCCAGGCGTTGTCGAAGTTCCAGCGCCTGGCCACCTCGCACCAGGTCGATGAGATTCTCGCGGTGGCGACCAGCGCCACGCGCGAGGCGGAGAATGGCGGCGCCTTCCTCAAGGAGATCGAGCGGAAGACCGGCATCCGCGCCCGCCTCATCACCGGCACCGAAGAAGCGCGGCTGATCCACCTGGCGGCGGTCTACGGCGTCGATACGCCGAAGCCGGCGGTGGTGATCGACATCGGCGGCGGCAGCGTCGAGATCACGCGCGGCAGCGGCCGCGAGGTCGAGTTCGCGCGCAGCTTCAAGATCGGCGTCATCCGCCTGACCGAGCGGTTCGTGGACTCCGATCCGATTTCGACCCGCGACGAGCGCAAGATGACCGAGTTCATCGGCGAACAAGTGGACCGCTACCTCGAGACCATTGTCGAGGCCGGCTACGACCGCGTGATCGGCACGTCGGGCACCATCCTGTCGCTCGGCACCGTAGCCACGGCGATGGACCGCGGCACGCCGCCGCAGGAAGTGCGCAACCTGCGGGTGCCGGCCAAGAGCTTACGGCGCCTTCGGAAGACCGCCCTCGACATGGATTTGGAAGAGCGGATGCACCTGCTCGGCCAGGATCCCCGCCGCGCGGATCTGATGGTGGCCGGCGTCATCCTGCTCGACACGGTGCTCAAGAAGCTGGGCGCCGACGAGATCACGCTGTGCGACCTCGCGCTCCGCGAAGGCGTGCTGCTGGACTACATCCACGGCCACCGCCGGCACATCGCGCGCGTGGATTCGTATCCGGATGTCCGCCGCCGGTCGGTGGTCGAACTCGCCGAACGCTGCCGATGGGAAGCGGAACACTCGCGCCAGGTGGCCGCGCTGGCCCTGACGATGTTCGACTTCACCAAGCGGATTCATGGCCTGGGCGATCGCGAGCGCGAGTGGCTGGAGTATGCCGGCTTCCTCCACGACATCGGCAACCACATCAGCTACGAGAAGCACCATCGGCACTCGTACTACCTGATCAAGAACGGCGACCTGCGCGGGTTCGAGCCGGAGGAGATCGACATCATGGCGCTGGTGGCGCGCTATCACCGCCGCGCCACGCCCAAGGACGACCACGTCGGTCAGCAGGATCTCAGTAAGCCGCGCCGGCACACAGTCGAGGTGCTGTCGGCGTTTCTCCGCCTCGCCGAGACCCTCGACCGCAGCCGCCACGGCGTCGTCCGGGGCCTCGAAGTGCGCGAGCGGCTGGGCGAACTGCGCATCAACGTGCAGGCGGTCGGTGATGCCGAGCTGGAGGTCTGGGCCGCGCGCAAGCAGGCGCGGGCGCTCGAAGACGCGCTCGACCGGAAGATCCGCATCGAGAAGATCCCCTACCGGAAGGGCCTCAAGGCCGTTAACACAGAGTTAACACGCCAGAAACTACCGCGAAACCCCCGGCGTGTACGCTAG
- a CDS encoding CHAD domain-containing protein produces MERSALSVAMVRQRLVSLLTAMPAAQSGDETSVHQARVASRRLREVLPVLGASADGQALDRVDRRVRRITRALGPVRELDVALLLLAELEGRGDAAARAINRVRAAVVAERLERRREMLDEITPSRLDTLRKRLVDVAAPDTHPAVPADAVAEAAERSATRARRMGAAIEHAGGIYLPDRLHRVRIAAKKLRYAIEIQRELMHSRSRAHLGRLRTLQDLLGRMHDLETLIERARAVQASLAARDRRGMAELDSLIRVLEDECREGHAAYMHARPHLIKMCEAVIDTAGQSRSTAA; encoded by the coding sequence ATGGAGCGTTCAGCCCTCTCCGTCGCCATGGTCCGCCAACGCCTGGTGTCGCTGCTCACCGCGATGCCCGCGGCGCAGTCAGGCGACGAGACGTCGGTGCACCAGGCCCGCGTGGCGTCGCGACGGTTGCGCGAGGTCCTGCCGGTGCTGGGCGCCAGTGCCGACGGCCAGGCGCTGGACCGCGTTGATCGCCGTGTCCGCCGCATTACCCGCGCGCTGGGCCCGGTCCGCGAACTGGATGTCGCCCTCCTGCTGCTGGCCGAGCTCGAAGGCCGCGGCGACGCGGCGGCCCGCGCCATCAACCGAGTCCGCGCCGCGGTGGTTGCCGAGCGCCTGGAGCGACGGCGGGAGATGCTCGACGAAATCACCCCGTCCCGCCTCGACACACTGCGCAAGCGGCTGGTCGATGTCGCCGCCCCGGACACCCATCCCGCGGTGCCCGCCGACGCGGTGGCCGAAGCCGCGGAGCGGTCCGCCACCCGCGCGCGGCGGATGGGCGCCGCCATCGAGCACGCCGGCGGCATCTACCTGCCGGACCGGTTGCATCGCGTCCGCATCGCCGCCAAGAAGCTGCGATACGCCATCGAGATCCAGCGCGAGCTGATGCACTCGCGATCCCGGGCGCACCTTGGCCGGTTGCGCACGCTGCAGGATCTGCTGGGCCGCATGCACGACCTCGAGACCCTGATCGAGCGGGCCCGCGCCGTGCAGGCGTCGCTCGCCGCGCGCGACCGTCGCGGCATGGCCGAACTCGATTCGCTCATTCGCGTGCTGGAGGATGAGTGCCGCGAAGGGCACGCCGCCTACATGCACGCGCGGCCGCACCTCATCAAGATGTGTGAGGCCGTCATCGACACCGCCGGGCAATCCCGCTCGACTGCGGCGTAA
- a CDS encoding arsenate reductase ArsC — protein MTTVLFACVHNAGRSQIAAALFNRLADPLKARAISAGTQPADHVHPEVVALLREMGIDLSGQKPQKLTDDLANQAQWLITMGCGDECPVVPGARRDDWPLADPKGQPAAVVRGIVDDIDRRVRALISDNGWR, from the coding sequence GTGACCACCGTCCTGTTCGCCTGCGTGCACAACGCGGGCCGGTCGCAGATCGCCGCTGCCCTCTTCAATCGCCTCGCGGATCCGCTCAAGGCGCGCGCCATCTCGGCCGGCACCCAGCCCGCTGATCATGTGCACCCGGAAGTTGTCGCGCTGTTGCGTGAGATGGGCATCGACCTGTCCGGCCAGAAACCACAGAAGCTCACCGACGACCTCGCGAACCAGGCGCAGTGGCTGATCACGATGGGCTGCGGCGACGAGTGTCCGGTCGTGCCCGGCGCCAGGCGAGACGACTGGCCGCTTGCCGATCCGAAGGGGCAACCCGCAGCCGTGGTCCGCGGCATCGTCGATGACATCGATCGACGCGTTCGCGCGTTGATCTCCGACAACGGCTGGCGCTAG
- a CDS encoding alkaline phosphatase PhoX gives MTTPRREFLRHAALIGGAAVTVPLEALWRPAAAGRLAPDDIGYGPLRPVNDETTGLPLLQLPDGFRYRSLGWIGDPLDSGRRTPGRHDGMAAFAGANGTVVLIRNHELDPGPAFDSSIAYDERAGGGTTTLIFNPVTGLLTSSRTSLAGTLRNCAGGMTPWNSWLSCEETTLGPAEDPSLRRPHGYVFEVPVDGTPTLEPLVAMGRFFHEAVAVDPETSIVYQTEDRRRAGLYRFTPRSPRRLADGGRLEMLAVDGRPRADLRQGQRAGQTLGIHWVLIEQPDKAHVDPAAFDTGGVFAQGLEKGGAIFGRLEGAWYGSGRVFVTSTEGGDAKMGQVWELDIRNQAIRLVYESPGAEVLNMPDNLVVSPRGGLVLCEDGTANPCVHGLTRDGKIVRFVRNNIVLGGERNGIAGDFRSGEFAGATFSPDGRWLFLNIQTPGFTVAITGPWERGSL, from the coding sequence ATGACGACGCCCCGACGCGAATTCTTGAGGCACGCGGCGCTCATCGGCGGCGCCGCCGTCACCGTTCCGCTCGAGGCGCTGTGGCGCCCCGCCGCGGCCGGCCGGCTCGCGCCCGACGACATCGGATACGGGCCGCTGCGCCCGGTGAACGATGAGACCACCGGGCTCCCGCTGCTCCAGTTGCCGGACGGGTTTCGTTACCGCTCGTTGGGCTGGATCGGCGATCCGCTCGATTCCGGCAGGCGCACGCCCGGCAGGCACGACGGCATGGCCGCGTTTGCCGGCGCCAACGGCACCGTCGTCCTGATACGCAATCACGAACTGGACCCCGGCCCGGCGTTCGATTCGTCGATCGCCTACGACGAGCGGGCGGGCGGCGGCACGACCACCCTCATCTTCAATCCCGTCACGGGCCTCTTGACCAGTTCGCGCACCAGCCTCGCCGGCACCTTGCGCAACTGCGCCGGCGGCATGACGCCGTGGAACAGCTGGCTGAGCTGCGAAGAGACGACGCTCGGGCCAGCCGAGGATCCCTCGCTGCGGCGACCGCACGGCTATGTCTTCGAAGTGCCCGTCGACGGCACACCGACCTTGGAGCCGCTGGTCGCAATGGGGCGTTTCTTCCACGAAGCCGTCGCCGTCGATCCGGAAACCAGCATCGTCTACCAAACGGAAGACCGGCGGCGTGCGGGCCTGTATCGCTTCACACCGCGGTCACCGCGGCGCCTCGCCGACGGTGGGCGCCTGGAGATGTTGGCCGTCGATGGCCGGCCCCGCGCGGATCTCCGACAAGGCCAGCGAGCCGGCCAGACGCTAGGCATCCACTGGGTGCTGATCGAGCAGCCAGACAAGGCGCACGTCGACCCCGCCGCCTTCGACACGGGCGGCGTGTTCGCACAGGGACTGGAGAAGGGCGGCGCCATCTTCGGCCGCCTCGAGGGGGCGTGGTACGGCAGCGGCCGCGTGTTCGTGACCAGTACCGAGGGCGGCGACGCCAAGATGGGGCAGGTGTGGGAACTCGACATTCGCAACCAGGCCATCCGCCTGGTCTACGAGTCACCCGGTGCCGAGGTGCTGAACATGCCTGACAACCTCGTGGTCAGTCCGCGCGGCGGGCTGGTACTGTGCGAGGACGGCACGGCCAATCCGTGCGTGCACGGCCTCACGCGCGACGGCAAGATCGTCCGCTTTGTGCGGAACAACATCGTCCTCGGCGGTGAGCGGAACGGCATCGCGGGCGACTTCCGAAGCGGCGAGTTCGCCGGCGCCACGTTCAGTCCCGATGGCCGGTGGCTGTTCCTCAACATCCAGACGCCCGGGTTCACGGTCGCGATCACCGGTCCATGGGAGCGTGGCTCCCTGTGA
- a CDS encoding response regulator transcription factor: MTSRSRTTASGRATEKTRVLVVEDEKDIAGLVKHTLERSGDAIVEVAESGDQALKLAGEQPVDLIILDLNLPVLGGLEVCRLLRGRPATARTPIIMLTARSSEGDRVVGLDAGADDYVTKPFSPRELAARVRAVLRRGRPEEAGPPPIYRGQHLVADFDAISIAVDGVPVRLTRREYELLRYLVENRNRVLSRDRLLERVWGYDRMIETRSVDVHVGRLRSKLGAAGKQIETVVGLGYRFIETEK; the protein is encoded by the coding sequence ATGACCAGCCGCTCTCGGACCACGGCATCAGGACGCGCGACCGAGAAGACCCGCGTGCTGGTGGTCGAAGACGAAAAAGACATTGCCGGCCTGGTCAAGCACACGCTCGAGCGCAGCGGTGACGCAATCGTCGAGGTGGCGGAGAGCGGCGACCAGGCATTGAAGCTGGCCGGCGAGCAGCCGGTGGACCTGATCATCCTGGACCTCAACCTGCCCGTGCTGGGCGGCCTCGAAGTGTGCCGCCTCCTCCGAGGCCGGCCCGCGACCGCCAGGACCCCCATCATCATGCTCACGGCCCGGAGCAGCGAAGGCGACCGCGTCGTCGGGCTCGATGCCGGCGCCGACGACTACGTCACCAAGCCCTTCAGCCCGCGCGAGCTCGCCGCCCGTGTCCGCGCGGTGCTCCGCCGCGGCCGGCCGGAAGAAGCGGGCCCGCCACCCATCTATCGGGGACAACACCTCGTCGCCGATTTCGACGCGATCTCGATTGCCGTGGACGGCGTTCCAGTGCGGTTGACCCGGCGCGAATACGAACTGCTGCGGTACCTCGTAGAGAACCGCAATCGCGTGCTCTCGCGCGATCGCCTGCTTGAACGGGTGTGGGGCTACGACCGCATGATCGAGACACGGTCGGTGGATGTACACGTCGGCCGGCTGCGCAGCAAGCTCGGCGCCGCCGGCAAGCAAATCGAAACCGTCGTCGGCCTGGGCTATCGATTCATCGAAACCGAGAAGTAG
- a CDS encoding diacylglycerol kinase family protein → MNATVVINPIAGPGRVRTLDSCIALAKEALARGGFAADVRITAGPADAERFATEALTAGHQLVVAWGGDGTVNGVGAALAGTRVPLAIIPGGSGNGLARDLGVPLDVAAAFRVAASGANRAIDAGDLDGSLFFNVAGIGLDARIAVRLAEPGARRGLLGYVVATVREVSTYRASEYSIAVSDGRSPAVFSTPALFIAMANSRQYGNGAQIAPHARLDDGQLDVVVVKPQSVLSMASRIPAFFRGTLQADDKVLMRTAAAVDISSDQAISFHVDGEPRNGSTTVELRTRPLALLVRVKP, encoded by the coding sequence ATGAACGCGACCGTCGTCATCAACCCGATTGCCGGGCCGGGCCGCGTGCGCACCCTCGACTCGTGTATTGCGCTCGCCAAGGAGGCGCTGGCCCGCGGCGGGTTCGCGGCCGACGTGCGCATCACCGCCGGACCGGCTGATGCCGAACGGTTTGCGACCGAGGCTCTCACGGCCGGTCATCAACTGGTTGTGGCGTGGGGCGGCGACGGAACGGTGAACGGCGTGGGTGCCGCCCTGGCAGGCACGCGCGTGCCCCTGGCCATCATCCCGGGCGGTTCGGGCAACGGCCTCGCGCGTGACCTCGGGGTGCCGCTCGATGTCGCCGCGGCGTTCCGGGTCGCGGCGTCAGGTGCGAACCGCGCCATCGATGCCGGCGACCTGGACGGCTCGCTGTTTTTCAACGTGGCCGGCATCGGCTTGGATGCGCGCATTGCGGTTCGACTGGCCGAGCCGGGCGCACGACGCGGGCTGCTCGGTTACGTCGTGGCCACGGTCCGCGAGGTGTCAACCTACCGCGCCAGCGAGTACTCGATCGCCGTGTCAGACGGCAGGAGTCCGGCCGTGTTCTCGACGCCGGCGCTGTTCATCGCCATGGCCAACTCCCGCCAGTACGGCAACGGCGCGCAAATCGCGCCGCATGCCCGTCTCGACGATGGCCAACTGGACGTGGTCGTCGTGAAGCCGCAATCGGTGCTGAGCATGGCGTCACGCATACCGGCGTTCTTTCGCGGGACGCTGCAGGCCGACGACAAGGTGCTGATGCGAACCGCTGCCGCGGTGGACATCTCGTCGGACCAAGCGATCTCATTTCATGTCGACGGGGAGCCGCGAAACGGCTCAACCACGGTCGAGCTTCGGACGCGGCCGCTAGCCCTGCTAGTTCGCGTTAAACCCTGA
- a CDS encoding PHP-associated domain-containing protein gives MKLDTHVHTFHSGRATVFPFNHFMRECYNTPESVHDTAKRRGMDLVTVTDHDQISGALAIADRPDVLVGCEVTAEFADADLCVHLNVLDITPAQHDEIQRLRNDVRQLMPYLSQQGVYTSLNHVASGINGPLTAGHLAAILPWVDGLEVINGTRLPSQNRTAMCLARATGKHVLGGGDSHTGRGIGLTWTEVPGARTREEFMAGLRAGRAIAGGDHGGHRTMLSDMWRFAGNFMTEAVATTVTRPADWRGYACTFGGILGLPVMPLVMAGAFMHFIHEQRFNRDLLYDLLAKPAEAARVAGVLAA, from the coding sequence GTGAAACTCGACACACACGTCCACACATTCCACTCCGGCCGCGCGACCGTGTTCCCCTTCAACCATTTCATGCGCGAGTGTTACAACACGCCCGAGAGCGTGCACGACACCGCCAAGCGGCGCGGCATGGATCTGGTCACCGTGACCGACCATGACCAAATCAGCGGCGCCCTCGCGATTGCCGACCGGCCGGATGTGCTGGTCGGCTGCGAGGTGACGGCAGAGTTCGCGGATGCGGACCTGTGCGTTCACCTCAACGTTCTTGACATCACCCCGGCTCAGCACGACGAGATCCAGCGGCTCAGGAACGACGTGCGGCAGTTGATGCCGTACCTCAGCCAACAAGGTGTCTACACGTCTCTCAACCACGTGGCCTCAGGCATCAACGGCCCGCTCACGGCCGGCCACCTGGCGGCAATTCTGCCGTGGGTCGATGGCCTCGAAGTGATCAACGGCACCCGCCTCCCCTCGCAGAACCGCACGGCGATGTGCCTGGCGCGGGCCACCGGCAAGCACGTGCTCGGTGGCGGCGACTCCCACACCGGTCGCGGCATCGGACTGACCTGGACCGAAGTGCCGGGTGCGCGCACCCGTGAGGAGTTCATGGCGGGTCTCCGCGCCGGTCGGGCGATCGCCGGTGGTGACCACGGCGGCCACCGCACGATGCTCTCCGACATGTGGCGCTTCGCCGGCAACTTCATGACCGAAGCGGTGGCGACCACCGTCACGCGTCCGGCCGACTGGCGCGGTTACGCCTGCACGTTCGGCGGCATCCTGGGGCTGCCGGTCATGCCGCTGGTGATGGCCGGCGCGTTCATGCATTTCATCCACGAACAGCGGTTCAACCGGGATCTGCTGTATGACTTGCTCGCGAAGCCCGCGGAAGCGGCGCGGGTCGCGGGTGTGCTCGCGGCGTAG
- a CDS encoding alkaline phosphatase D family protein yields MSNGIRPNGPHLPLHRRLRFGNLIDLHVLDTRQYRSKQACNAGARDNPHLTYHSNKRGYIACTATPKTMQADFRVIDKVTIRGGAARTAATRVVQAGTPGSLVS; encoded by the coding sequence ATGTCCAACGGAATTCGTCCGAACGGACCGCATTTGCCGCTGCATCGGCGCCTGCGCTTCGGGAACCTGATCGACCTGCACGTGTTGGATACGCGGCAATACCGATCGAAACAAGCCTGCAATGCCGGCGCAAGAGACAATCCGCATCTCACCTATCACAGCAACAAGCGCGGCTACATCGCGTGCACGGCCACGCCCAAGACGATGCAGGCGGACTTCCGCGTGATTGACAAGGTGACCATCCGCGGCGGCGCCGCGCGAACGGCCGCGACGCGCGTCGTGCAGGCCGGCACGCCCGGCAGCCTGGTGTCGTAA
- the sixA gene encoding phosphohistidine phosphatase SixA, protein MAATIELYLVRHGVAAERGPKYPDDRLRPLTPAGVKKFAASVPGLLELDVVIDFVLTSPLVRARETATLLASGLKPKPAIAEVEALAPGGRYQAVVEAIKTHAKQHRRLALVGHEPDLGELAARLLGARGTIAFKKGAICAIDVDGATPGGPGTLRWFLTPRALRALAP, encoded by the coding sequence ATGGCCGCTACTATCGAGCTCTACCTCGTTCGGCACGGCGTTGCCGCCGAGCGCGGGCCGAAGTATCCCGACGACCGCCTGCGTCCGCTGACGCCAGCCGGCGTCAAGAAGTTCGCCGCGTCCGTCCCCGGCCTCCTCGAACTCGACGTCGTCATCGACTTCGTGCTGACCAGCCCCCTGGTGCGTGCGCGCGAGACGGCCACCTTGCTGGCGTCGGGGCTCAAGCCGAAGCCCGCCATCGCGGAGGTGGAGGCGTTGGCGCCGGGCGGCCGGTATCAGGCGGTGGTGGAAGCCATCAAGACCCACGCCAAGCAGCACCGCCGGCTGGCGCTGGTGGGCCACGAGCCCGACCTGGGTGAGCTGGCCGCGCGCCTGCTCGGCGCACGAGGCACCATCGCGTTCAAGAAGGGCGCGATTTGCGCCATCGACGTGGACGGCGCCACGCCCGGCGGGCCCGGCACGCTGCGCTGGTTCCTCACGCCCCGCGCCCTCCGCGCCCTCGCCCCTTGA